From Chitinophagaceae bacterium, a single genomic window includes:
- the rplU gene encoding 50S ribosomal protein L21, with translation MYAVVNIGGQQLKVSKGQKVVVNRIDANEGDKVDFSDVLFTNNDGKVSVGTPFVSNAKVSATIDKHFKGDKVIIFKKKRRKGYKVKNGHRQHLTQLTIETIS, from the coding sequence ATGTATGCAGTAGTAAATATCGGCGGTCAACAATTAAAAGTTTCTAAGGGACAAAAAGTTGTTGTAAATAGAATTGATGCAAATGAAGGCGATAAAGTCGACTTCAGTGATGTTTTATTTACCAATAATGATGGTAAGGTTTCTGTTGGAACGCCATTTGTCAGTAATGCTAAAGTCAGTGCAACTATTGACAAGCATTTCAAAGGAGACAAAGTTATCATTTTTAAGAAGAAAAGAAGAAAGGGTTATAAAGTTAAAAATGGTCACAGACAGCATTTAACTCAATTGACCATTGAGACAATCAGTTAA
- a CDS encoding 50S ribosomal protein L27 yields MAHKKGAGSTRNGRDSHSKRLGVKLFGGQTAINGNIIIRQRGTKFYPGEGVDIGKDHTIYAVIDGVVTFKKARKNRTFVHVLPKNNGTEVIEEAPKAVKKEVVEEKTDAPKAEAVVEETKVEETKETTTKAKEEKKESKEAKEPKAKKADDSAKKEDKEDKKSKADDSEDKPE; encoded by the coding sequence ATGGCACATAAGAAAGGTGCGGGTAGTACAAGAAACGGTAGAGATTCACATAGTAAGCGACTGGGAGTAAAGTTATTTGGCGGGCAAACTGCCATTAACGGAAATATAATTATTCGTCAAAGGGGTACTAAGTTTTATCCGGGAGAAGGTGTAGACATTGGTAAAGACCATACTATCTACGCTGTTATTGATGGAGTAGTTACTTTTAAGAAGGCTAGAAAGAATCGTACTTTTGTTCACGTTTTGCCTAAAAACAATGGAACAGAAGTTATTGAAGAAGCTCCAAAAGCAGTGAAAAAAGAAGTTGTTGAGGAAAAAACAGATGCTCCAAAAGCTGAAGCTGTAGTTGAAGAAACCAAAGTTGAAGAGACTAAAGAAACAACTACTAAAGCTAAAGAAGAAAAGAAAGAATCTAAAGAGGCAAAAGAACCAAAAGCTAAGAAAGCAGATGATTCGGCAAAAAAAGAAGATAAAGAAGATAAAAAATCTAAAGCT